TACCAGATTCAATACTATCATTTTTTTCACCAATCCAACGTTTCGCATAATTAGTTATGGTATATGTACTATCCTTTGTATTCCATTTAATAGTTCTACCAGTTAGTATATATTTTAAATTAAGACCATCAAAGTGTTGGTATGAAAAATTAGTTCCGTGGTTTCTAGAAAAAGTAAAACGCTTAAAATAGACAATATCATTTTCTGACAACTGTAAACTCGCTTCGTTCACATATGTTTTGGTTTTTTTCTCTCTACGTATATAGGCCTCATCAAAAGCTTCAAGAGTTTTATTAGATTTATTTAATAAAAAATGATTGGCAGTTAAAGATATAAGTCCAATTAAAATAGCACCCAATAAATAGGGTTTTAAAAATCTTTTATAGGGAATACCTGCACTATGAATAGCTACGATTTCTGTATTAGAAGCTAATTTTGAAGTAAATAATATGGTAGAAATAAAAAGTGCCAATGGCATAAATGTATTTCCATAATTGATAATAAAAGGAATATAATAGTTGCTAATGATTTCTCCCACACCTAAGTCTGCATGATCTAAAAATTTACTATACTTTTCTGAAATATCTATAGCAACAGTTATAGGTATCAAAATTAGTAATGTAAAAATAAAAGTGGTAAAGTACTTTTTTAGTATGTATTTATCCAGAATTCTCATCTCAACCTAATAGCTATCTTAAAGTTAAAATTTTTGTCAATCTAAATTTCTTCAGATTCTAATAAAACGAGATATTGACTATTTATAATTCTGAATTCAATTCAAAATAACCTTTTAAAAGGCGAAAATAAACCTGCTCTTTTTATTAATTTATATTACAATCTTTTATCCATTTGTTTTACCATCATATTTTTCCAAATGGTAAAATCTCCTGCTAAGATATGTTTTCTAGCTTCACGAACCAACCACATATAAAATCCTAAATTGTGAATGGTTGCAATTTGCTTTGCTAAGTATTCTTTTGCAACAAACAAATGGCGTAAATAAGCTTTAGAATATTCAGTATCTACAAACGTAATATTCATTTCGTCTATAGGAGAAAAATCATCTTCCCATTTTTTGTTCTTTATATTAATACTACCATGAGCTGTAAATAACATACCATTTCTGGCATTTCTTGTAGGCATTACACAATCAAACATATCAACACCTAAAGCTATATTTTCTAAAATATTTATAGGTGTACCAACGCCCATTAAATAGCGTGGTTTATCTTCAGGCAACACACTACAAACAATATCAGTCATTTCATACAATTCTTCAGCAGGCTCACCCACAGATAACCCACCAATGGCATTACCTTCAGCTCCCATTGAAGCGATAAACTCAGCAGATTGTTTACGTAAATCTTTATACGTACTCCCTTGAACAATTGGAAAAAATGCTTGCTTAAAGTCGTAAATTTCAGGTGTTTTCTCTAAATGATTGATACATCGTTTTAACCAACGATGCGTCATATGCATTGAATTCTTAGCATAATTATATTCACAAGGATACGGCGTACATTCGTCAAATGCCATGATTATATCAGCACCTATACTTCGTTGAATATCCATAGAGGATTCTGGAGTGAAAAAATGCATTGAACCGTCTATATGCGATTTGAACTTAACACCTTTTTCATTAATCTTATTATTACCAGAAAGCGAATACACCTGATACCCTCCACTATCTGTTAATATAGGTCTGTCCCATTTCATGAATTTATGCAATCCACCCGCTTTTTCTAAAATTTTAGTAGTTGGACGTAAATACAAATGATATGTATTTCCTAGAATTATATCAGCATTAATATCTTTTTTAAGCTCTTGTTGATGAACACCTTTTACAGATGCCACGGTACCCACAGGCATAAAAATAGGTGTTTCTATTTCTCCATGATCGGTTGTAATGGTACCTGCTCTTGCTTTGGAAGTAGTATCAGTTATTTTTAAATCAAACTTCATGCTTATTTTTTGATTGGCGTATAATGATTAACGGCTTTAGACTTTTTTATGATTCAATTCACATGTATACGTTACAAATGTGATGCATTAAGTTATTAAAAAAAAATACCTTAACTGATTATTTAATGCTAACTTAAACGTTAAACCTAAAGTGCATTACATCACCATCTTGAACTACGTATTCTTTACCTTCTATAGATAACTTTCCTGCTTCTTTCACTTTCGCTTCGCTACCATATTCAATAAAATCGGCATATTTCATAACCTCAGCACGAATAAACCCTTTTTCAAAATCAGTATGTATAACACCTGCTGCTTGTGGTGCCGTATTTCCAACCAAGATTGTCCATGCTCTTACTTCTTTAACTCCTGCTGTAAAATACGTTTGTAAATTCAATAGCTTATAGGCAGCTCTAATTAATTTTGATGCACCTGCCTCATCGAGACCTAAATCATCTAAGAACATTTCTCGCTCTTCATAAGAATCTAATTCCGTAATATCTGCTTCTGTTGCTACAGCTAAAATAATTACCTCAGCATCTTCATTGGCAATTGCTTTTTTTACTGACTCTACATATGCATTTCCATCTTTAGCAGAAGCTTCATCTACATTACAAACATAAAGAATAGGCTTGTCTGTTAATAATTGTAATGGTTTAATAAAATCTTCACGCTCCTCTGAAGTTAATTCAACTGCACGGACAGAAATAGCTGCTTCCAATGCTTTTTTCACTTTATTTAAAGCGATTTCTTCTTTTTGAGCTTCTTTATTTCCTGTTTTAGCCGTACGCTTTACTTTTTCAAGCTTTTTATCAACCGTTTCAAGATCTTTCAATTGCAATTCAATATCTATCGTTTCTTTATCACGAATTGGATCAACAGTAGTATCAACATGGATGATATTGTCATTATCAAAACAACGTAATACGTGAATAATTGCATCTGTTTCTCTAATATTACCCAAGAACTGATTCCCTAATCCTTCCCCTTTACTTGCTCCACGAACCAATCCTGCAATATCAACAATCTCAACGGTTGCTGGTAAAACACGTTCTGGGTTAACGAGTTCTTCTAATTTTTCTAAACGTCTATCTGGAACGTTTACAACACCAATATTTGGTTCAATAGTACAAAATGGAAAATTAGCACTTTGTGCCTTTGCATTCGATAAACAATTGAAAAGTGTGGATTTACCTACATTTGGAAGCCCTACGATACCTGCCTTCATAACTTATTATTTCTAAAAATTCGAGGTGCAAATATAGGGTTAAGTTTTTATAAAAAACAAAATGCAAATTCTAAATAAAACTTAAAAACATCTTTTACGCATTGAAAAGGCAGTGTTACTCATTATCAATTGGATACTATAATGATATTATAGACTTTTGATCACATTAAAACATGAAAAAATGAGAAATATATTTTTTATCCTTTTAGCTGTTGGCCAATTATCAAATGCACAACAACAAATTTCTACACCCCCATCAAGAGTTAGTTTTGACGATTTTAAAGCGTTAGTACATGAAGTTGAAAGTCACAGAGCAAAACGTTTAATAAATCTAGATGATTTTTTAGCGATGAGTACAAAAGTAAATGTTGTACTATTAGATACGCGTTCAGACAGACGTTATGAACAAAAACATATTAAAGGGGCTATTCACTTAGATTTTACAGACTTTACCCATAAAAATTTGAGGAACATAATACCTGATCCCGAAACCAAAATATTAATTTACTGCAACAATAATATTGACAATGACGCCATTCATTTTGCTACAAAAATGGTATTACCCGCTAAAGAAAATAACTTAGCATTAGCTCTTAATATCCCAACTTACATTAACCTTTACGGCTATGGCTATAAAAATGTATATGAATTATCGGAACTTGTAGCTATTAAAGATTCCCGAATTAAATTTGAAGGAACAGCCGTAAAATAAATCGATTTGACAATTACTTGATTGACAAAACGTTTGAATTCACTTCAAAAAAAACACCAATAGGTAACTGAACACATCGTTACTCCGGATGCATAAAACGTTGCTTCTCTAACAATGTTTCTTCACTTTCCACATGTTCATCATCAGGTATACAACAATCTACTGGACAAACTGCCGCACATTGAGGTTCATCATGAAAACCTTTACATTCCGTACATTTATCTGGTACTATAAAATATATTTCATCACTTACAGGCTCCTGATCTTCATTTGCATTTACCTTTTTTCCGTTAGGTAAAACCACATCACCATCAAGCAACGTACCATCTTTATAACGCCAATCTTCGGCTCCTTCGTAAATTGCAGTATTTGGACACTCAGGTTCACAAGCCCCACAATTTATACATTCGTCAGTTATTATAATTGCCATTTGTTTTTTTACTTTAAATTTGCTGCGAAGTTACAAAATTCTTGTTTAAAAAGAAGTGTGGTATTTTAACTTAGTTGTTGCTATTTTTTTTAGCGGATTAAGCCTAAAATATTTTCATAGTAATAGCTTTACTATATTTTTACATAGTGCCAGGTGAAGAAAACAAGGCTAGCACTGTAAAAACATACTTATTTTTATACGCAAACGATAAAAAACTGAAAATGATATTAGAAAAAAGGATCAATGCTTTTGTTGAATTAGGAAAATTTTTAAGTCAATTTTCTCAAGATAAAATTGAGAAAAAGGAGCATGTAATGCTTAATGATCTCTTTTTTGATGCTGTTAAGCTTCAAATAAATAGAGCTCAAGAATTTAATAGTTGGTTTACAAAAGAAAATGTACTTTATGGAATAGAAAGTTGGACTAAATTACTGAATTTAGAAACCTTAACAAATTGGACTTCTTCGTATAATTTGACTAACGACAATCCTAAAACGATAGCCGTTATTATGGCGGGAAACATTCCTCTAGTTGGTTTTCATGATTTTTTATCTGTATTAATCTCAGGGCATGCTATTCGCATTAAACAATCATCAAATGATAAGCATTTACTGCCGCTATTGGCTAAATATTTAGAATATGTTGAACCAGAATTTAAAGGCTCTATAGACTTTACGGAGGGTAAACTAACTGATTTTGATGCGACTATAGCGACAGGAAGTAATAATACCGCTAGGTATTTTGAATATTATTTTGGTAATAAACCTCATATTATAAGAAACAATAGAAATAGTGTTGCCGTAATTACCGAAAGCGACAGTTTAGAGGAATTAAAAGGTATTGGAGAAGATATTTTTAGGTATTTCGGCTTAGGATGCAGAAGCATTTCTAAATTATACGTACCAAAAGGATATAATTTTGATCCTTTTTTTAATGCTATTTTTGAATATAAGGACATTATCAATTATAAAAAATACGAAAACAATTATGATTATAATAAGGCTGTATATTTAATGAGTGAGTTTGACATCTTAGAAAATGGCTTTTTTATGATAAAGGAAGATAATAGTTACTCCTCTCCTATTGCTACAGCATTCTATGAATATTATGACGATTTAGCGTCTCTTCAACTTAAACTTGAGGCTGATAAAGATCAAATACAATGTGTGGTTAGTAATACCATAGAAAATGCCGTAAAGTTTGGAGAAACGCAACAACCTAGTTTAACCGATTATGCGGACGGTGTTGATACGTTGCAATTTTTGAGTGCTTTAGTTTAGAGCTCTAACGCTTTCTAAAAATACCAATAGTAAGATTAATTAAAAACACAATCTGAGCAAAAACAACACCTAAGACAGCAAACTTTCGTAAGTTTTGATATAACATAATATTCCTAACATTAGCATTTAAATCATTGGAATGAAAACTAGTATATTGAGGAACAAAAAATAAAATTAATAGACCAATTACTGTTAAAATAACATGCGTTATCGTAAGAAAACCCAACGGTTTAAATTTGTTACTATTATAAGATAAATAATACCCTAAACCAACAAGGTACAAATACAGACAAAGTGGTATTAGAACAAAATATAACTGAAAAATAAAATAAGAATCATAGACATTAACGTCTAAAGCTTCTTCTCTATTAAAGAAACCATAAATTAAAATCAGAGGAATCAATCCCCAAAACAATAAAGGTACTTTTTTAATTAACTTACTCAAAGCTTGTTTCTAACTTGATATAGTCTAAAAATTCACGTTTGGTAGCAGCCTCCTTAAACTTACCTCCAAATTCAGAAGTTACAGTACTACTGGCTACATCGCGAATACCACGTGAATTTACGCACAAGTGCTTGGCATCAATAACACAAGCAACATCTTCTGTGTTTAATGCTCTTTGCAATTCTTGAACAATCTGCATTGTTAAACGTTCTTGTACTTGTGGTCGTTTTGCGTAATAATCTACAATACGGTTCATTTTTGATAAGCCAATTACATTTCCATTAGAAATATAAGCAACATGGGCTCTACCCACTATTGGTAATAAGTGATGCTCACAGGTAGAATATACTGTAATATTTTTTTCTACCAACATTTCGCCATACTTGTAGTTGTTATCAAAAGTAGACGCCTTTGGCATATTTTTAGGGTTTAAGCCCGAAAAAATTTCTTGAACAAACATTTTAGCCACTCGTCGTGGCGTGCCTTTTATGCTATCGTCAGTTAGATCCATACCTAAGGTATGTAAAATCTGAGCCATATTCTCTTCAATAGCTAGCATTTTATCAGTATCAGATACTTCAAAAGCATCATCGCGTAGAGGTGTTGTTGCTGTAGTTGCAATATGATTATCACCTATTTCGTCTTCCATAATTTCGGAATTAATTTTACCGTTTTTTCCTTCAAACATTTTCTTTAATCTTTTAATTATCAATATCGGAATGAAATATATTTATCCTTTTGGATTATAAAAACACCCCTAAATTCCCCTCAAGGGGACACTGCAAATTTACGAATTCTTTACTGCTTTAAGTAGGGTTTCAAAATTACAAGAACTTTGATCTCCACTTTTCATATTTTTTAAAGTATACTTACTTTCATTTAATTCAGATTCACCAACGAGAACGACAAAATTAATATCACGCTTATTGGCATAATTCATCTGTTTCTTCAGTTTTGCATTGTCTGGATACAATTCTGATTTTACGTCATTTTCACGCAATTTTTTAATCGTTTCTAAACAATAAAAAGCTTCATTTTCTCCGAAATTAATGAATAAAACCTTTGGTTTAGGCAATTCTACTTTTTGAAATAAGCCTAACTCTTCTAACACTAAATAAATTCTATCCAATCCAAATGAGATCCCTATCCCACTCATATTTTTTAAACCAAATATTCCCGTTAAATCATCATATCTTCCACCACCACCAATAGACCCCATCTTCACTTGAGCTGCAGCAACTTCAAAAATGGCTCCCGTATAATAATTCAATCCTCTTGCCAGCGTAACATCAAGCTTTAAACTACTGGTATTCAAACCTAGTTTTGCAACATTATTAATAACAAACGCTAGTTCAGAAACACCTTGTAAACCTTGGTCGGAATCTTTTAAAATAACTTTCAATTCTTTTAACATCGAATCATTATCTCCTTGCAATTGCAATAAAGGGGCTACTTTTTTAATGGCTTCCTCCGTTATGCCTTTACCTAGCATTTCTTTAATGACACCGTCTTTACCAATTTTATCTAACTTATCTAGAGCAACTGTAAAATCAATCAATTTATCAGAAGCACCAATAACCTCGGCAATACCAGAAAGTATTTTTCGGTTGTTTATTTTTATAATGGTCTCTTTTAATCCTAGTTTAGTAAAAATGTCATCATACAATTGTACAAATTCTACTTCTTGCCATAATGAAGTGCTTCCCACTACATCGGCATCACATTGGTAAAACTCTCTAAAACGTCCTTTTTGAGGTCTATCTGCACGCCAAACAGGTTGCATTTGATAGCGTTTAAATGGAAATTCAATTTCGTTTTGGTGTTGTACAACATATCTGGCAAAAGGAACTGTAAGGTCGTAACGAAGTGCTTTTTCCGAGATAGAAGCAGTTAAAGCATTACTATTTTTCTCATTTAAAGCAGTCTCATTTGCTTTAGATAAATAATCACCTGAATTTAATATCTTAAAAATCAATCGATCTCCTTCTTCGCCATACTTCCCCATGAGTGTAGAAGAGTTTTCAAAACTCGGTGTTTCAATGGGTTGAAATCCGTAATTCTCAAATGCTTCTTTTATAACATTAAAAATATAATTTCGTTGCGTTACTTCTGTTGGTGAAAAATCTCTTGTCCCTTTAGGTATGCTTGGTTTTTGTGCCATTAATTTTTTAAATAAGCTGCAAATATCGGAAATAATTACCGTTTTTTAAGATGGAAACTTGAATTGTTTAGGAGTCATTGTATTGGCAAAATTTTAAACCAAAACAAAGAAATGCATTTTAAACTTTAAACTAAACAAAAAATGGCTAACGCTCACTGAACACCGACAGCTTCATTATAGTCTATCGAATTCCGTTTTTTCTTCAAAACTTAATTTGACTTCCTGTTTAAAGATTTCTTTTTTGGGAAATTTTAAATACATAATGACTGCCATAAGTACAGAAACAAATAAAAAGATAATATTATTCGATTGAAAAGCTGCGACAATTGCAATAAATGCAGGAGCCTC
The nucleotide sequence above comes from Aureibaculum algae. Encoded proteins:
- the ychF gene encoding redox-regulated ATPase YchF, which codes for MKAGIVGLPNVGKSTLFNCLSNAKAQSANFPFCTIEPNIGVVNVPDRRLEKLEELVNPERVLPATVEIVDIAGLVRGASKGEGLGNQFLGNIRETDAIIHVLRCFDNDNIIHVDTTVDPIRDKETIDIELQLKDLETVDKKLEKVKRTAKTGNKEAQKEEIALNKVKKALEAAISVRAVELTSEEREDFIKPLQLLTDKPILYVCNVDEASAKDGNAYVESVKKAIANEDAEVIILAVATEADITELDSYEEREMFLDDLGLDEAGASKLIRAAYKLLNLQTYFTAGVKEVRAWTILVGNTAPQAAGVIHTDFEKGFIRAEVMKYADFIEYGSEAKVKEAGKLSIEGKEYVVQDGDVMHFRFNV
- a CDS encoding 4Fe-4S dicluster domain-containing protein, which codes for MAIIITDECINCGACEPECPNTAIYEGAEDWRYKDGTLLDGDVVLPNGKKVNANEDQEPVSDEIYFIVPDKCTECKGFHDEPQCAAVCPVDCCIPDDEHVESEETLLEKQRFMHPE
- the folE gene encoding GTP cyclohydrolase I FolE, with translation MFEGKNGKINSEIMEDEIGDNHIATTATTPLRDDAFEVSDTDKMLAIEENMAQILHTLGMDLTDDSIKGTPRRVAKMFVQEIFSGLNPKNMPKASTFDNNYKYGEMLVEKNITVYSTCEHHLLPIVGRAHVAYISNGNVIGLSKMNRIVDYYAKRPQVQERLTMQIVQELQRALNTEDVACVIDAKHLCVNSRGIRDVASSTVTSEFGGKFKEAATKREFLDYIKLETSFE
- the tgt gene encoding tRNA guanosine(34) transglycosylase Tgt, with translation MKFDLKITDTTSKARAGTITTDHGEIETPIFMPVGTVASVKGVHQQELKKDINADIILGNTYHLYLRPTTKILEKAGGLHKFMKWDRPILTDSGGYQVYSLSGNNKINEKGVKFKSHIDGSMHFFTPESSMDIQRSIGADIIMAFDECTPYPCEYNYAKNSMHMTHRWLKRCINHLEKTPEIYDFKQAFFPIVQGSTYKDLRKQSAEFIASMGAEGNAIGGLSVGEPAEELYEMTDIVCSVLPEDKPRYLMGVGTPINILENIALGVDMFDCVMPTRNARNGMLFTAHGSINIKNKKWEDDFSPIDEMNITFVDTEYSKAYLRHLFVAKEYLAKQIATIHNLGFYMWLVREARKHILAGDFTIWKNMMVKQMDKRL
- the hisS gene encoding histidine--tRNA ligase, whose protein sequence is MAQKPSIPKGTRDFSPTEVTQRNYIFNVIKEAFENYGFQPIETPSFENSSTLMGKYGEEGDRLIFKILNSGDYLSKANETALNEKNSNALTASISEKALRYDLTVPFARYVVQHQNEIEFPFKRYQMQPVWRADRPQKGRFREFYQCDADVVGSTSLWQEVEFVQLYDDIFTKLGLKETIIKINNRKILSGIAEVIGASDKLIDFTVALDKLDKIGKDGVIKEMLGKGITEEAIKKVAPLLQLQGDNDSMLKELKVILKDSDQGLQGVSELAFVINNVAKLGLNTSSLKLDVTLARGLNYYTGAIFEVAAAQVKMGSIGGGGRYDDLTGIFGLKNMSGIGISFGLDRIYLVLEELGLFQKVELPKPKVLFINFGENEAFYCLETIKKLRENDVKSELYPDNAKLKKQMNYANKRDINFVVLVGESELNESKYTLKNMKSGDQSSCNFETLLKAVKNS
- a CDS encoding LptF/LptG family permease, whose protein sequence is MRILDKYILKKYFTTFIFTLLILIPITVAIDISEKYSKFLDHADLGVGEIISNYYIPFIINYGNTFMPLALFISTILFTSKLASNTEIVAIHSAGIPYKRFLKPYLLGAILIGLISLTANHFLLNKSNKTLEAFDEAYIRREKKTKTYVNEASLQLSENDIVYFKRFTFSRNHGTNFSYQHFDGLNLKYILTGRTIKWNTKDSTYTITNYAKRWIGEKNDSIESGRKLDTTFNFMPKDLLYVDYLAIEMASPELYAHIKESENRGVKNLNKYKVELYSRTTLPVSSIILTVIAVSLASRKRRGGIGINLAVGVSLMFLYVFFMKVTEVLGASATYNPLFMVWIPNILFGIIAVYLYFKAKK
- a CDS encoding rhodanese-like domain-containing protein gives rise to the protein MRNIFFILLAVGQLSNAQQQISTPPSRVSFDDFKALVHEVESHRAKRLINLDDFLAMSTKVNVVLLDTRSDRRYEQKHIKGAIHLDFTDFTHKNLRNIIPDPETKILIYCNNNIDNDAIHFATKMVLPAKENNLALALNIPTYINLYGYGYKNVYELSELVAIKDSRIKFEGTAVK
- a CDS encoding acyl-CoA reductase gives rise to the protein MILEKRINAFVELGKFLSQFSQDKIEKKEHVMLNDLFFDAVKLQINRAQEFNSWFTKENVLYGIESWTKLLNLETLTNWTSSYNLTNDNPKTIAVIMAGNIPLVGFHDFLSVLISGHAIRIKQSSNDKHLLPLLAKYLEYVEPEFKGSIDFTEGKLTDFDATIATGSNNTARYFEYYFGNKPHIIRNNRNSVAVITESDSLEELKGIGEDIFRYFGLGCRSISKLYVPKGYNFDPFFNAIFEYKDIINYKKYENNYDYNKAVYLMSEFDILENGFFMIKEDNSYSSPIATAFYEYYDDLASLQLKLEADKDQIQCVVSNTIENAVKFGETQQPSLTDYADGVDTLQFLSALV